The following proteins are encoded in a genomic region of Rissa tridactyla isolate bRisTri1 chromosome 5, bRisTri1.patW.cur.20221130, whole genome shotgun sequence:
- the RNF4 gene encoding E3 ubiquitin-protein ligase RNF4 isoform X3, producing MSTTQRKRRGGAVNSRQARKRNRLMASTTEMASEAEPIELEESALVIQQNCVRSSAAVPLVWQLAEDSDAGEEVVDLTCESSDPVVVDLTHNDSVVIVEENQRQRRNLRLRSQRQSDSCVLSSDDEDEPRDNDVYVTDKVSRELGPLEDETASSKPSGTVSCPICMDGYSEIVQSGRLIVSTKCGHVFCSQCLRDSLRNANSCPTCRKKLTHRQYHPIYI from the exons ACTCAACGAAAGCGCCGTGGAGGAGCAGTTAATTCTAGGCAAGCTCGGAAACGAAACAGGTTGATGGCTTCTACCACAGAAATGGCTTCAGAAGCAGAGCCTATAGAACTTGAAGAAAGTG CTCTTGTCATACAACAGAACTGTGTGAGGAGCTCAGCTGCTGTTCCTCTCGTATGGCAACTTGCAGAAGACAGTGATG CTGGTGAAGAAGTCGTAGATCTCACGTGTGAATCTTCTGATCCTGTAGTTGTTGATCTAACTCACAATGATTCTGTTGTG ATTGTTGAAG AGAATCAGCGACAAAGGAGAAATCTTAGACTAAGAAGCCAGCGACAATCGGACAGCTGTGTACTGAGTAGTGATGATGAAGATGAACCAAGAGATAATGATGTGTATGTGACAGACAAAGTGTCTCGAGAATTGGGACCGCTGGAAGATGAAACTGCGAGTTCAAA GCCGTCTGGTACCGTTAGCTGTCCGATTTGCATGGATGGCTACTCAGAG attGTGCAAAGTGGACGACTGATTGTGTCAACCAAATGCGGCCATGTCTTCTGCAGTCAGTGCCTCCGTGATTCCCTTAGGAATGCCAACTCTTGCCCAACCTGTAGGAAGAAACTCACTCACAGACAGTATCATCCCATTTATATATGA